The following proteins come from a genomic window of Macadamia integrifolia cultivar HAES 741 chromosome 14, SCU_Mint_v3, whole genome shotgun sequence:
- the LOC122060782 gene encoding aspartic proteinase nepenthesin-1-like: MAFMETLLSLIYFLSSALLLQSAAIHKSPQSITISLIHPFSVHSPFYVGKNITEVQKFNLLIQATTARMHHLFPATTMNQGKYWNGSSEVDGIGAIVEYTGVYYVAEVGIGSFPPIPGPKGLPYYLIMDTGSHITWVQCEGCNPCFPLTQTPNFPFRRSQSYRSIPCGHRECPTPRGDCYGSSCGFKASYGDNHGPFIRGTIARETLTFSSDRLGATESFNNLFLACGLQSHNMPFAPPNKVAGILGLGPGGPGPSPIWSQVLKKRFSYCFPASPDTKSRLYIGESARMVGPQVVSTPLLKGVNPSLYYVELQDISIAGIRLGLRGLFLFGGCIIDTGSPLTTLIPSAYAVVRNAFIQYFEHFGMQPYGSGSRPRDVPMFDLCFPGGPPGLRFPTMTFHFKGADFVVQPIGLFAIGADFVCVALKSDEETLIGAYQQTEHKFSFDLELGNTGTLFFAPDNCGAPT; the protein is encoded by the coding sequence ATGGCTTTCATGGAGACTTTATTATCTCTGATCTATTTCCTCTCAAGTGCATTGTTACTACAGTCCGCTGCCATTCATAAAAGTCCCCAGTCCATCACCATAAGCCTCATTCACCCATTCTCTGTCCACTCACCATTCTATGTAGGGAAGAACATTACAGAAGTGCAGAAGTTTAATCTACTTATTCAAGCCACAACAGCCCGCATGCATCATCTATTCCCAGCCACAACAATGAATCAAGGAAAGTACTGGAATGGTAGCAGCGAGGTTGACGGCATAGGCGCTATAGTGGAATATACTGGTGTCTACTATGTAGCTGAGGTGGGTATTGGTTCATTTCCGCCTATTCCTGGCCCAAAGGGTCTTCCTTATTACTTGATCATGGACACTGGAAGTCACATTACTTGGGTCCAATGTGAAGGTTGCAATCCATGCTTTCCCCTTACACAGACGCCGAATTTCCCGTTCCGAAGATCTCAAAGTTACAGGTCAATTCCATGTGGTCACCGAGAGTGTCCAACTCCAAGAGGGGATTGCTATGGATCGTCCTGTGGATTCAAAGCAAGCTACGGTGATAATCATGGGCCCTTTATAAGGGGAACCATTGCAAGAGAGACCTTAACCTTCTCTTCTGATAGATTGGGAGCTACAGAGTCGTTTAACAATTTATTCTTGGCATGTGGCTTACAGAGTCACAATATGCCGTTTGCACCACCGAATAAAGTTGCTGGGATTTTGGGCTTAGGGCCTGGAGGCCCTGGACCTTCTCCCATATGGAGCCAAGTACTCAAAAAACGCTTCTCTTATTGCTTCCCTGCCTCTCCTGACACCAAATCTCGGTTATATATCGGAGAAAGTGCTAGGATGGTAGGACCACAAGTTGTGTCTACACCATTGCTGAAAGGAGTTAACCCTTCACTCTACTATGTGGAGTTGCAAGATATCAGCATTGCAGGGATTCGCCTTGGGCTCCGAGGACTATTCCTCTTTGGTGGTTGCATCATAGATACAGGATCTCCGCTTACTACACTAATTCCTAGTGCTTATGCTGTTGTGAGAAATGCTTTTATTCAATACTTCGAACATTTTGGTATGCAACCATACGGTAGTGGAAGTAGACCACGCGATGTGCCCATGTTTGATCTTTGTTTCCCTGGGGGGCCACCTGGTCTAAGGTTTCCAACTATGACATTCCATTTCAAAGGAGCTGATTTTGTTGTGCAGCCCATTGGTCTATTTGCAATAGGCGCAGATTTTGTTTGTGTTGCCCTTAAATCAGACGAAGAAACATTGATTGGAGCTTATCAGCAAACCGAGCATAAGTTCTcctttgatttggagttgggaaATACAGGAACTCTCTTCTTTGCTCCGGATAATTGTGGAGCACCTACTTAA